In Camelus dromedarius isolate mCamDro1 chromosome 3, mCamDro1.pat, whole genome shotgun sequence, one DNA window encodes the following:
- the CCNO gene encoding cyclin-O codes for MVTPCTTSPVSPAARAGRRDDQNLRAPVKKSRRPRLRRKQPLQTRSPCPLPGDSGVCDLFESPSSGSDGADSPAASAARGCSPLPAPAQQLVQLDLQTFRDYGQSCYAFLKARESHFHPRESLARQPQVTAESRCKLLSWLIPVHRQFGLSFESLCLTVNTLDRFLTTTPVAADCFQLLGVTSLLIACKQVEVHPPRVKQLLALCCGAFSRQQLCNLECIVLHKLHFSLGAPTISFFLEHFTHARVEAGQAQVSEALEAQALARGVAELSLADYAFSSYTPSLLAICCLALADRMLQLPRPLDLRLGGHCEEALEDCLGKLQLLVAINGTSLTHMLPFQICEKCSLSPSLK; via the exons ATGGTGACCCCTTGCACCACCAGCCCCGTGAGCCCCGCCGCCAGGGCTGGGAGGCGAGACGACCAGAACCTCCGTGCCCCGGTGAAGAAGAGCAGGCGTCCACGCCTCCGGAGGAAGCAGCCGCTGCAGACGCGGAGCCCGTGCCCGCTCCCCGGAGACTCCGGCGTTTGCGACCTGTTTGAGTCCCCCAGCTCCGGCTCGGATGGCGCCGACAGCCCCGCGGCGTCCGCGGCGCGAGGCTGCAGCCCCCTACCCGCTCCTGCCCAGCAGCTGGTGCAGCTAGATCTACAGACCTTCCGCGACTACGGTCAGAGCTGCTACGCCTTCCTCAAGGCGCGGGAGAGCCACTTTCACCCGCGGGAGTCTCTGGCGCGGCAGCCACAA GTGACGGCGGAATCCCGCTGTAAGCTGCTCAGCTGGCTGATCCCCGTGCACCGCCAGTTCGGCCTCTCCTTCGAGTCACTGTGCCTGACGGTGAACACTCTGGACCGCTTCCTTACCACCACGCCTGTGGCTGCAGACTGCTTCCAGCTGCTTGGGGTCACGTCTCTGCTCATCGCTTGCAAACAG GTGGAGGTGCACCCGCCGCGCGTGAAGCAGCTCCTGGCCCTGTGCTGCGGCGCCTTCTCCCGGCAGCAGCTCTGCAACCTTGAGTGCATCGTGCTGCACAAACTGCACTTCAGCCTGGGCGCGCCGACCATCAGTTTCTTCCTGGAGCATTTCACACACGCGCGCGTGGAGGCCGGGCAGGCCCAGGTCTCCGAAGCCCTGGAGGCGCAAGCCCTGGCGCGCGGTGTGGCGGAGCTGAGCCTGGCTGACTACGCTTTCAGCAGCTACACCCCCTCCCTGCTGGCCATCTGTTGCTTGGCGCTGGCAGACCGTATGCTGCAGCTCCCACGCCCGCTGGACTTGCGCCTGGGTGGGCACTGCGAGGAGGCGCTAGAGGACTGCCTGGGCAAGCTGCAGCTACTGGTGGCCATAAACGGAACCTCTCTGACTCACATGCTGCCCTTCCAGATCTGTGAGAAGTGCAGCCTGTCCCCGAGCTTGAAATAA